From the genome of Candidatus Saccharimonadales bacterium, one region includes:
- a CDS encoding R3H domain-containing nucleic acid-binding protein, which produces MNADESVEFAKKYLEDLLSFFGINVSVEMSVEDDVIEASIPSSESNSLLIGRSAETLRSIQYLVSTTLRNKEAALTRINVDIADYKKQRAEKIAAQAREWIEEVRRTGDSYVANLNAADRRIVHHVAAEYDDIRTFSEGEGRDRRLIIAQRSS; this is translated from the coding sequence ATGAACGCTGATGAATCTGTGGAATTTGCAAAAAAATATCTCGAGGATCTCCTTTCATTTTTTGGCATAAATGTTTCCGTAGAAATGAGCGTCGAAGATGACGTTATAGAAGCCTCTATTCCGTCATCCGAAAGCAATAGCTTGCTTATTGGTCGTAGTGCCGAAACACTTCGCAGTATTCAGTACCTTGTCTCCACGACACTCCGCAATAAAGAAGCAGCCCTTACTCGTATAAATGTTGATATTGCCGACTACAAAAAACAACGTGCCGAGAAGATCGCTGCCCAAGCCCGTGAGTGGATTGAAGAAGTTCGTCGTACGGGCGATTCATACGTAGCAAATCTTAATGCGGCTGATCGTCGAATCGTCCATCACGTTGCCGCTGAGTACGATGATATCCGGACATTCTCCGAAGGCGAAGGTCGCGATCGTCGCTTAATTATTGCTCAACGAAGCTCTTAA
- a CDS encoding glycosyltransferase family 1 protein, translated as MATKDSKHIVIDARIMNSSTGRYVERLVHYLQEIDTTNRYTILLPTKDLGFFTPSNKNFTVKAADFKNYSFAEQTTFKTFLDDLQTDLVHFCMPQQPVLYKGNHVTTVHDLTLLNTYNSDKNWLVFHAKQSVGRYVFKKIAKTSSHIITPTHYVKDDFVRFAGIPESKVTVTYEAADIFVDKISLYKNPFKRFLLYVGQQSDYKNIQRLGDAHQKLLEKYPDLGLILVGKKTPAHLKNETYFKSKDYKNILFTGFIEDAERDWLFANCAVYTFPSLMEGFGLPALEAMGYGAPVASSNATCLPEVYGDAAHYFNPLDTNDIARAIDDILADERLRKDLIKKGAKQIKKYSWQRMASQTHAIYMNALKKS; from the coding sequence ATGGCCACCAAAGATAGCAAGCATATCGTCATTGATGCTCGTATTATGAATTCATCCACCGGTCGCTACGTTGAGCGCCTGGTTCATTATCTTCAGGAAATTGACACTACTAATCGTTACACAATTCTTTTGCCCACGAAGGACCTCGGTTTCTTCACGCCCAGCAATAAAAATTTCACCGTAAAAGCGGCCGATTTTAAAAACTATTCCTTCGCCGAACAAACCACGTTCAAAACTTTTCTCGATGACTTACAGACCGACCTCGTTCATTTTTGCATGCCCCAGCAGCCCGTCCTCTATAAGGGAAATCATGTCACGACAGTTCATGATTTAACACTACTTAATACCTACAACTCCGATAAGAACTGGCTCGTCTTTCACGCCAAGCAATCAGTAGGACGATATGTCTTCAAGAAAATCGCCAAAACAAGTAGCCATATCATAACGCCAACTCACTATGTAAAAGATGATTTCGTTCGGTTTGCCGGTATACCTGAAAGCAAGGTGACAGTTACGTATGAGGCGGCCGATATTTTTGTTGATAAAATCTCACTGTATAAAAATCCGTTCAAACGTTTTTTGCTCTACGTAGGGCAACAAAGTGATTATAAAAATATTCAAAGACTCGGCGACGCTCATCAAAAGCTATTAGAAAAGTATCCTGACCTCGGATTGATTTTGGTCGGCAAAAAAACACCTGCACATCTTAAAAACGAAACCTATTTTAAAAGCAAAGATTATAAAAATATCCTTTTTACCGGTTTTATTGAAGATGCTGAACGCGACTGGCTCTTCGCAAACTGTGCTGTATACACTTTCCCCTCACTCATGGAGGGCTTTGGCCTCCCAGCCCTCGAAGCAATGGGATATGGCGCTCCGGTAGCAAGCAGCAATGCAACTTGTTTACCTGAAGTGTACGGAGATGCCGCCCACTATTTCAATCCTCTCGATACGAACGATATTGCTCGCGCTATCGATGATATTCTCGCAGATGAAAGACTTCGTAAAGATCTCATCAAAAAGGGCGCCAAACAAATTAAAAAATATTCATGGCAAAGAATGGCCTCACAAACCCACGCCATTTACATGAATGCACTGAAAAAAAGTTAA
- a CDS encoding glycosyltransferase family 2 protein has product MSKKKKISILIPAYNEEEVLRHLYERLVKLAGETDGYDFEFLFVNDGSRDRTLEMIKAYSNDDARISYVNLSRNFGKEVAMIAGLDHVTGDATVIIDADLQDPPELIPQMITYWEEGYDDVYAKRRSRAGESWFKKITSEIFYRVLQKSTNIPIQRDTGDFRLLSRRCVEALKEFRESERYTKGMFSWIGYKKKELLYDRDPRAAGETKWNYIKLTNFAIDGITSFTTAPLRISSILGVLVSFAAFVYIVYLVIRTIFFGSDLAGYPSMMAVILFLGGVQLLSLGVIGEYIGRIFNETKRRPLYFVEEYHDGHQR; this is encoded by the coding sequence CCTACAACGAAGAAGAGGTGTTGCGCCACCTTTACGAACGTCTCGTGAAACTTGCGGGGGAAACAGATGGTTATGATTTTGAATTTTTGTTCGTGAATGACGGCAGCCGGGATCGAACCTTGGAAATGATAAAAGCTTATAGCAACGACGATGCTCGCATTAGCTACGTCAATCTTTCTCGAAACTTCGGCAAAGAAGTCGCCATGATCGCTGGGCTTGATCATGTAACAGGTGATGCGACAGTTATCATTGATGCCGATCTTCAGGATCCGCCGGAGCTTATTCCGCAAATGATTACATACTGGGAAGAAGGTTATGATGATGTCTACGCCAAGCGCCGCAGCCGCGCTGGTGAATCATGGTTTAAGAAAATCACGTCGGAGATTTTTTATCGAGTGCTTCAAAAGTCAACCAATATCCCCATTCAGCGCGATACGGGTGATTTCCGCCTGCTTAGTAGACGATGTGTCGAAGCATTGAAAGAATTTCGTGAATCCGAGCGTTACACTAAAGGAATGTTCAGCTGGATTGGCTACAAAAAGAAAGAGCTTCTCTACGACCGCGATCCTCGCGCAGCTGGAGAAACAAAATGGAATTATATAAAACTTACCAACTTTGCCATCGATGGCATTACTTCATTTACGACCGCGCCTCTTCGCATTTCTTCCATACTAGGCGTTTTAGTATCATTCGCCGCGTTCGTCTACATTGTTTACCTTGTTATACGAACGATCTTTTTTGGAAGTGATCTCGCAGGGTACCCATCGATGATGGCTGTCATTCTTTTTCTTGGCGGCGTCCAGCTTTTGAGTTTGGGCGTTATTGGCGAATACATTGGCCGCATCTTCAACGAGACAAAACGGCGCCCGCTTTATTTTGTCGAGGAATATCACGATGGCCACCAAAGATAG